A region of Necator americanus strain Aroian chromosome I, whole genome shotgun sequence DNA encodes the following proteins:
- a CDS encoding hypothetical protein (NECATOR_CHRI.G3721.T1) has translation MTDEWMNDLDVVSVLITPCKYFEFLAYINVARVPAAGGKSTHTLANPGEAKMIFKVKCSNNTEYRMNPVYGFIDPAGNATLEVTRLEGPAKEDKAVIQYGPAPADATDPAAAFPSIPPDQIQQITLPLSATG, from the exons ATGActgatgaatggatgaatgatcTAGACGTTGTTTCGGTCTTGATAACACCatgcaaatattttgaattccTCGCATATATAAATGTTGCTAGAG TACCGGCGGCCGGAGGCAAATCGACGCACACATTGGCGAATCCCGGCGAAGCAAAGATGATCTTCAAAGTGAAGTGCTCAAACAACACTGAGTATCGTATGAACCCTGTTTACGGCTTCATTGATCCAGCCGGTAACGCAACGCTTGAAGTCACCAGACTG GAAGGCCCAGCGAAAGAGGACAAGGCGGTCATTCAATATGGTCCCGCACCCGCAGATGCTACTGATCCGGCAGCAGCGTTTCCTTCGATTCCACCGGATCAGATACAGCAAATTACACTTCCGCTATCGGCAACTGGTTAA
- a CDS encoding hypothetical protein (NECATOR_CHRI.G3722.T1), with protein MPAAGGKSTHTLANAGEAKVIFKVKCSNNNDYRVNPVYGFVDPAGQASLEVTRTGGEPKEDKLVIQWGPAPADATDAQAAFPSIPPDQIQSITVPLSATAAT; from the exons ATGCCGGCCGCCGGCGGTAAATCGACGCATACATTGGCTAATGCCGGCGAAGCAAAAGTCATCTTCAAGGTGAAATGCTCAAACAACAACGACTATCGAGTCAACCCCGTTTACGGATTCGTGGATCCGGCCGGGCAAGCATCGCTAGAAGTAACTAGAACT GGTGGTGAACCAAAAGAAGACAAACTGGTAATTCAATGGGGACCAGCGCCAGCGGACGCTACAGACGCACAAGCCGCATTCCCTTCCATTCCACCCGATCAAATACAATCGATTACCGTACCACTTTCGGCCACAGCAGCCACGTAA
- a CDS encoding hypothetical protein (NECATOR_CHRI.G3722.T2), producing MHRNYTRDSCRFDPTITSGVVKLQCRPPAVKCSNNNDYRVNPVYGFVDPAGQASLEVTRTGGEPKEDKLVIQWGPAPADATDAQAAFPSIPPDQIQSITVPLSATAAT from the exons atgcaccgcaactacactcgtgactcatgtcgctttgacccgactataacatCAGGTGTCGTTAAG CTACAATGCCGGCCGCCGGCG GTGAAATGCTCAAACAACAACGACTATCGAGTCAACCCCGTTTACGGATTCGTGGATCCGGCCGGGCAAGCATCGCTAGAAGTAACTAGAACT GGTGGTGAACCAAAAGAAGACAAACTGGTAATTCAATGGGGACCAGCGCCAGCGGACGCTACAGACGCACAAGCCGCATTCCCTTCCATTCCACCCGATCAAATACAATCGATTACCGTACCACTTTCGGCCACAGCAGCCACGTAA
- a CDS encoding hypothetical protein (NECATOR_CHRI.G3723.T1), producing MKKVHSSDVVEVKSFKCCDIDTVGPKRHEARCICVSARNSAVKAAVETKLGPSQAKAIGGASKGFTTLLAAPLHRSSSIEAAYAIAYVLHVVLIHWNMQFRMVGGQFPPVASAVILETLTDCTRMIGQKRGE from the exons atgaaaaaagtacacAGTAGCGATGTGGTAGAAGTGAAGTCGTTCAAGT GTTGTGATATAGATACAGTCggaccaaaacgacatgaagcacggtgcatttgcgtcaGCGCTCGCAACAGCGCagtgaaggcagcagttgaaaccaagttgggaccgtcgcaagcTAAAGCGataggtggtgccagcaagggtttcaccacgctcctagccgcacCGCTCCACCGAAGCTCCTCGatagaagccgcgtacgcaattgcgtacgtgcttcatgtcgtttt GATACACTGGAACATGCAATTTCGTATGGTAGGAG GGCAGTTTCCACCCGTCGCCAGCGCTGTCATACTCGAAAcgcttaccgactgcactcgTATGATTGGACAAAAGAGAGGAGAGTAA
- a CDS encoding hypothetical protein (NECATOR_CHRI.G3724.T1), which produces MPPRRRNSDDGFDGNPGDRLTSTASTRNLVSFWILGLCNNFAYVVMLSAAKDILEGDDGGSSMNATHSCREVIIDRKCQQLSTGAVLLADIIPALVVKVTAPLYIQMIPFGLRHFLVVVAQMLSFVLVAASGNVSVALLGVVVASWGSGLGEISYLALASYFDSKVVSMWSSGTGGAGIIGAMTYAVLTDPLMLHLSPQTALYSMLIIPLMFAYTFWFILQLPNSVHRINICSPRTYVVPNKTDCVNRARTTSTSSESDIERPLLDEGDQEGENDVISSPLRLQRGIPICEKLKLITPLFKYMLPLIIVYFAEYFINQGLLELLEFDCSHGFNLGPQSQYRWYQVLYQVGVFVSRSSSDIIALPGEVLPLLALLQVLNATILYFQTLHPIISHIFLLMMVIVYEGLLGGASYVNTFRVIHKEVPADRKEFSMGFVSISDTFGILLAGFTAIPVHNIICEQPP; this is translated from the exons ATGCCTCCCAGGCGAAGGAACAGCGATGACGGATTCGACGGTAATCCTGGTGATCGCCTGACATCGACGGCTTCGACACGCAATCTCGTTAGCTTCTG GATCCTGGGTCTGTGCAACAACTTCGCTTATGTGGTGATGCTCAGCGCTGCAAAGGATATCCTTGAAGGCGATGATGGTGGTAGCAGTATGAACGCAACGCATAGTTGTCGA gAAGTGATTATCGACAGGAAATGTCAGCAACTTTCAACCGGAGCAGTTTTGTTGGCAGATATAATTCCTGCTTTGGTAGTGAAGGTGACCGCTCCGCTATATATTCAAATGATCCCATTTGG GCTCCGTCATttccttgttgttgttgcgCAAATGTTGAGTTTTGTGCTCGTTGCTGCTAGTGGTAACGTCTCTGTGGCTTTGTTAG GTGTTGTTGTGGCCAGTTGGGGGTCTGGTCttggagaaatttcttatttggCTTTAGCTTCATATTTTGATTC aaaagtAGTTTCAATGTGGTCATCGGGCACAGGAGGCGCAGGAATAATAGGTGCTATGACGTATGCTGTTCTCACCGATCCACTGATGTTGCATCTCTCCCCACAAACCGCTCTGTACAGCATGCTAATAATCCCGTTGATGTTCGCATACAC GTTTTGGTTTATCCTTCAGCTACCGAATTCCGTACATAGGATAAACATCTGCAGTCCTAGAACATATGTTGTCCCGAACAAAACTG ATTGCGTAAATCGAGCGCGGACTACTTCCACATCTTCCGAGTCTGATATTGAAAGACCGCTGCTCGACGAGGGTGATCAGGAAGGAGAAAATGATG TGATTTCTTCTCCTCTACGGCTCCAGAGGGGAATTCCTATTTGCGAGAAGCTGAAGTTAATCACACCATTGTTTAAGTACATGCTGCCATTGATTATAGTCTACTTTGCGGAATATTTCATCAATCAAGGTTTG CTGGAGCTGCTAGAATTCGATTGTTCGCATGGATTCAATCTTGGTCCACAGAGTCAGTATCGTTGGTACCAGGTATTGTATCAAGTGGGCGTGTTTGTCTCACGATCATCGTCTGATATAATTGCGCTGCCGGGAGAAGTATTGCCGCTTCTAGCTCTGCTGCAG GTACTGAACGCCACAATTCTCTACTTCCAAACACTCCATCCAATAATTTCGCATATATTCCTGCTAATGATGGTGATTGTGTATGAAGGACTTCTTGGCGGTGCTTCGTATGTCAATACGTTTAGGGTGATCCACAAGGAG GTACCGGCTGACCGGAAGGAATTCAGTATGGGTTTTGTTTCCATATCAGATACGTTTGGAATTCTGCTTGCAGGATTTACGGCGATTCCCGTACATAATATTATCTGCGAGCAACCACCATGA
- a CDS encoding hypothetical protein (NECATOR_CHRI.G3724.T2), whose product MNDDIPLRFLRQTSPAKRLPCSQVHSNTDLHMPPRRRNSDDGFDGNPGDRLTSTASTRNLVSFWILGLCNNFAYVVMLSAAKDILEGDDGGSSMNATHSCREVIIDRKCQQLSTGAVLLADIIPALVVKVTAPLYIQMIPFGLRHFLVVVAQMLSFVLVAASGNVSVALLGVVVASWGSGLGEISYLALASYFDSKVVSMWSSGTGGAGIIGAMTYAVLTDPLMLHLSPQTALYSMLIIPLMFAYTFWFILQLPNSVHRINICSPRTYVVPNKTDCVNRARTTSTSSESDIERPLLDEGDQEGENDVISSPLRLQRGIPICEKLKLITPLFKYMLPLIIVYFAEYFINQGLLELLEFDCSHGFNLGPQSQYRWYQVLYQVGVFVSRSSSDIIALPGEVLPLLALLQVLNATILYFQTLHPIISHIFLLMMVIVYEGLLGGASYVNTFRVIHKEVPADRKEFSMGFVSISDTFGILLAGFTAIPVHNIICEQPP is encoded by the exons ATGAACGACGACATTCCACTTCGTTTTCTGCGTCAGACATCACCTGCAAAGAGGTTACCATGTTCTCAG GTCCATTCCAATACTGACCTTCACATGCCTCCCAGGCGAAGGAACAGCGATGACGGATTCGACGGTAATCCTGGTGATCGCCTGACATCGACGGCTTCGACACGCAATCTCGTTAGCTTCTG GATCCTGGGTCTGTGCAACAACTTCGCTTATGTGGTGATGCTCAGCGCTGCAAAGGATATCCTTGAAGGCGATGATGGTGGTAGCAGTATGAACGCAACGCATAGTTGTCGA gAAGTGATTATCGACAGGAAATGTCAGCAACTTTCAACCGGAGCAGTTTTGTTGGCAGATATAATTCCTGCTTTGGTAGTGAAGGTGACCGCTCCGCTATATATTCAAATGATCCCATTTGG GCTCCGTCATttccttgttgttgttgcgCAAATGTTGAGTTTTGTGCTCGTTGCTGCTAGTGGTAACGTCTCTGTGGCTTTGTTAG GTGTTGTTGTGGCCAGTTGGGGGTCTGGTCttggagaaatttcttatttggCTTTAGCTTCATATTTTGATTC aaaagtAGTTTCAATGTGGTCATCGGGCACAGGAGGCGCAGGAATAATAGGTGCTATGACGTATGCTGTTCTCACCGATCCACTGATGTTGCATCTCTCCCCACAAACCGCTCTGTACAGCATGCTAATAATCCCGTTGATGTTCGCATACAC GTTTTGGTTTATCCTTCAGCTACCGAATTCCGTACATAGGATAAACATCTGCAGTCCTAGAACATATGTTGTCCCGAACAAAACTG ATTGCGTAAATCGAGCGCGGACTACTTCCACATCTTCCGAGTCTGATATTGAAAGACCGCTGCTCGACGAGGGTGATCAGGAAGGAGAAAATGATG TGATTTCTTCTCCTCTACGGCTCCAGAGGGGAATTCCTATTTGCGAGAAGCTGAAGTTAATCACACCATTGTTTAAGTACATGCTGCCATTGATTATAGTCTACTTTGCGGAATATTTCATCAATCAAGGTTTG CTGGAGCTGCTAGAATTCGATTGTTCGCATGGATTCAATCTTGGTCCACAGAGTCAGTATCGTTGGTACCAGGTATTGTATCAAGTGGGCGTGTTTGTCTCACGATCATCGTCTGATATAATTGCGCTGCCGGGAGAAGTATTGCCGCTTCTAGCTCTGCTGCAG GTACTGAACGCCACAATTCTCTACTTCCAAACACTCCATCCAATAATTTCGCATATATTCCTGCTAATGATGGTGATTGTGTATGAAGGACTTCTTGGCGGTGCTTCGTATGTCAATACGTTTAGGGTGATCCACAAGGAG GTACCGGCTGACCGGAAGGAATTCAGTATGGGTTTTGTTTCCATATCAGATACGTTTGGAATTCTGCTTGCAGGATTTACGGCGATTCCCGTACATAATATTATCTGCGAGCAACCACCATGA